Part of the Burkholderia humptydooensis genome, ATCGACGGCGGCCGGGGCCAGGTCGAGATCGCGCGCCAGGTGTTCTCCGAGCTCGGGCTCGATATCTCGATGCTCGTCGGCGTGGCGAAGGGCGAGGGGCGCAAGGTCGGGCTCGAGACGCTGATCTTCGCCGACGGCCGCGCGCCGCTCGAGCTCGGCAAGGAGAGCGCCGCGCTGATGCTCGTCGCGCAGATCCGCGACGAGGCGCACCGCTTCGCGATCACCGGGATGCGCGCGAAGCGGGCGAAGGCGCGGCAGACGTCGCGGCTCGAGGAACTCGAAGGCGTCGGCGCGAAGCGTCGGCAGCGACTGCTTGCGCGCTTCGGCGGCTTGCGCGGCGTCGTTGCCGCGAGCGTCGACGAGCTCGCGAGCGTCGAAGGCATCTCCCGCGCGCTCGCCGAGCAGATCTACCGGCAACTCCACTGAACGCCGCACCGCCCGCCGCCGCCCGGCCCGGCGCGGCCCGCGCCGGGCGCCTTGCTTGTGGCGGCGCGGGCGACGCGGCACAATGGCAAATCCTTCAATCGTGTCGCGTGCCATGCCGTTCAACTTCCCGATTTTCCTGACGTGGGTGCGAATCGTGCTGATTCCGCTCGTCGTCGGCGTGTTTTATCTGCCGGACACGATGCTGAGCGCCGACCATCGCAATCTGGCGGCCGCCGTGATCTTCATTCTGGCCGCGCTGACCGACTGGTTCGACGGCTATCTCGCGCGGAAATGGAACCAGACGTCGGCATTCGGCGCGTTTCTCGATCCGGTCGCCGACAAGCTGATGGTGACGGCGGCGCTGCTGATGCTCGTGCAGCTCGCGCGCATTGACGCGGCGATCGCGCTCGTGATCGTCGGCCGCGAAATCGCGATCTCGGCGCTGCGTGAATGGATGGCGCAGATCGGCGCGTCGAAGAGCGTCGCGGTGAACTCGCTCGGCAAGTTCAAGACCGCGTGCCAGATGGTCGCGATCCCGATGCTGCTCTTCTACGGCCGGCTGCCGTTCGGCGGCGGCGTCGCGATCGACACGCGCGTGTGGGGCGAGTGGCTGATCTATCTCGCGGCCGTGCTGACGATCTGGTCGATGCTCTACTACATGAAGCTCGCGTGGCCGCAGATTCGCGAGCGCGGCGGCGCGGCGTGAGCGCGGAACGCACGGCGAAACGCATGCCGGATCGCGCGTCGACGATGGCGATGACGTGATCGAAGAAAAAGGGCGCGAAAAACGCTTGACACGCAAATCGAGTTTCACCATAATTTCGCTTCTCCACTGCATGACGCCTGACGCAGTGCGGTGGGGGAAGCAAAACGCGGGAGTAGCTCAGTTGGTAGAGCGCAACCTTGCCAAGGTTGAGGTCGCGAGTTCGAGACTCGTCTCCCGCTCCAGGTTTCAAGGCAGCGTTTTGCTTGACGTGCTGTTCGGCAAGACATGCAGTGCAGGATGATGCGGGAGTAGCTCAGTTGGTAGAGCGCAACCTTGCCAAGGTTGAGGTCGCGAGTTCGAGACTCGTCTCCCGCTCCAGAACAAGGGGAAGCCAAGCTTCCCTTTTTGTTTGATGGGCCTTTCGGCCCTCGAACGAAATCTGTCGATCGTTGCAAGCCGGCTGGTTTTCGCGACGTTCGGCAGTCCGCTTACGGCGCGATAGCAAAGCGGTTATGCAGCGGCCTGCAAAGCCGTGTAGGCCGGTTCGACTCCGGCTCGCGCCTCCAGACAAAGCCCCGATCAACGGGGCTTTTCTTTTTTTCGCTTCCCCGCCCGTATCGCCGCTTCCGGTGTGACAATCGCGTTCAATCCGCATGCGCCGCGGGCAACGCGCAGCGTCGCCTGCTCGCGTGCGCGAGCCGTTTCCCATTTCGAGCCCGACCGGGAGCGTACTTGAAACCGATTCATTCGAATTCGTCCGCGTCGTCGAACGACACGTCGGCCGCGGCATCGGCCGGGTATCGCGGCGGCCGTCTGCGCCGGGTCCTGCTGGATCAGGACGGCTTGCGCGCGCCGTGGGGCGTGCTGCTGTTCGTCGCGATCTTCGTCGGTGCGATCGCCGGGCTTGCGCTCGTCTCGCGCCGGCTGCTGCCGATGCCGGCGGGCGATCAGGCGCTGTCCGTCGTGAACGGCGCGGTGATGGAGGCGATGCAACTCGCATCGGTTGCGCTCGCAACGATCGTGCTCGCGTGGATCGAGCGCCGTTCGCCGTTTTCCTACGGGCTGCAGGGGCGAGCGCGCGCGTTGCGCTTCGCGGCTGGCGCCGTATGCGGCTTCATGGCGATTTCGGCGCTGGTGTTCGCGTTGTGGGAGGCAGGGCTGCTGCGCTTCGATGCGCCCGCGATTCACGGTGCGCGCGCGTGGGAATATGCGGCCGTGTGGGCCGCGATGTTCGTGATGACCGGGCTCTTCGAGGAGTCGCTGCTGCGCGGCTATCTGCTTTGTACGCTCGCGCGCTGGATTGGCTTTTGGTGGGGCGCCGTGTTGTTGTCGGCGCTCTTCGGCGTGCTGCATGTCGTCAGTCCGGACGAATCGATCATGGGGCTCGTGTCGGCGATGCTGTTCGGATTCGTCCTCTGTCTATCGCTCTGGTATACGGGGTCGCTCTGGTGGGCGATCGGCTTTCATGCGGCATGGGACTGGGGCGAATCGTATTTCTACGGCGCGCCGGATAGCGGCCGGCTCGTCGAGGGCGTGCGGCTGACCGCGCACGCCGTCGGGCATCCGCTGCTGAGCGGCGGGACGGCCGGGCCCGAGGGCAGCGTGCTGGTTCTGCCGCTGCTCGCTATCGGCGCGTTCGCGATGTGGGGCTGGTGGCGGCGCGGCGCACGTGCGCCGGGCATTGCGCTGCGTGGCGAAAGCGCGCGGGGAATCGATCGATAGACGCGGCCGGCCGGTTCGATGAGGGAGCGGCCGGGCACCCTGATTCATCGCGAGTGCGCGAGGGGGGGCGATCATACGGACGCGAGGCGCGCGCGATTGCACACTGTCGAGACGAGGCGAACGGCTTGCCGGCGACGCCTTCCGCCTGGCACGGCCGGCATCGCCGGATACCGATTCACTTGCCGGGCCGCGCCGCGTTTTCCCACGCGACCTCGACGAACACCCGGCAGAGCGCCTCCATGCCTGCCGCGTCCTCTTCGTCGAAGCGGCCGATCAGCGGGCTGTCGACGTCCCATACGCCGATCAATGCGCCGTCGCGCGCGACGAGCGGCACGACGATTTCCGATTGCGACGCCGAATCGCATGCGATGTGGCCGGCAAACGCGTGCACGTCGTGCACGACTTGCGTGCTGCGCGTCTGCGCGGCCGTCCCGCACACGCCCTTGCCGAGCGGAATGCGCACGCACGCGGGCTTGCCCTGGAACGGGCCGACGACGAGCTCGCGGCCGTCAAGGAAATAGAAGCCGGCCCAGTTGAGGCTGTCGAGCGAGTGGTAGACGAGCGAAGCGAAATTCGCCGCGTTGGCGACGACATCGGTTTCCGTCTCGACGAGCGCGCGCGCCTGCGCGGCGAGCGTTTCGTAGAGCGCAGGCTTCGATGACGGAAGGGTTTCGGAGAGCGCGAACATGAGCGATTGACGTGATGGTTGAGCGGCGGCTGCGGTGGCTGTGGCGGCCGCAGCTCGTGCAGTCTACGGGAATTCGCCGAGGCGTGCGGCGTGATCGCGCGCCGCGGCCGGGGCCGATCGGAGGCGGGCGCCGTATCGATCGAAGGCCCGAGCGTTGTCTAATCCGGCTCGAGCGCGGCGAAACGCCGGGCGAGAAAGTCGAGCAGCGCGCACGGACGGCAGCAGCCCGCGGCGCGACGCGAACACCGCATGCACGATTTCGCGCCGCGGCGCCCAGCCGGGCAGCAGTTGCCGCAGCTCGCCGCGCGCAATCGGGTCGCGGACCATCATCGTCGGCAACTGGGCGACGCCGACGCTCGCGGCGGCGGCCGCGCGTAGCGCGATGCGCCGGCTCGGCTTCGACTTCGGCATGTTCAGCGCGCGCCCGGCGGGCGCGAAGCCGCCATGATCGACGACCTGGACGAAGTAGCAGAGATCGTTCAGATCCCGCATGATGCATCGTTCTCCATATGGAACGCTGAGTGCGATTTCCACGCACTACCGCAAACATCGTTCGGATTCTATCTTCTATCCATCGACTGAAGCGATCGCTTCGGCCATGAATGAAAGGAGAGGAGCATGAAGCAAATCGTCGGCGTGCACAGCGCGCCTCGCTCGCATTGGGTCGGCGACGGCTTTCCCGCGCGGCCCCTGTTCAGCTACGACAGCCACGGCGCGCATCTGAGCCCGTTCCTGCTGCTCGACTATGCCGGTCCCGCGCGCTTCGAGCCGACGGCCCGCCGGCGCGGCGTCGGCCAGCACCCGCACCGCGGGTTCGAGACGGTGACGATCGTCTATCAGGGCGAAGTCGATCACCGCGACTCGACGGGCGCGGGCGGCCATATCGGCCCGGGCGACGTCCAGTGGATGACGGCGGCGGGCGGCATCCTGCACGAGGAGTTTCATTCGGCGCAGTTCGCGCGCGACGGCGGCACGCTCGAGATGGTGCAGCTCTGGGTGAATCTGCCGGCGAAGGACAAGATGTCCGAGCCCGGCTACCAGACGCTGCCGAACGACAGTATCCCGTCCGTCGAGCTGCCCGACGGCGCGGGCCGCGTGCGGGTGATCGCGGGCGAGTTCGGCGGCCGCCGCGGGCCGGCGCGCACGCACACGCCGCTCGACGTGTGGGACGTGCGCGTTGCGCAGGGCGGCCGCGTGCGGCTGCGCGCCGACGCGGGCCGCACGCTCGCGCTCGTCGTGCTGCGCGGCACGGTGCTCGTGAACGGCGAAGAGGTCGTGCGCGAAGCGCAACTCGTGCAGTTCGCGCGGGACGGCGGCGACGTCGACATCGAAGCGAACAACGATGCGACGCTGCTGTGGCTGAGCGGCGAGCCGATCGACGAGCCGATCGTCGGCTACGGGCCGTTCGTGATGAACAGCGACGAGGAGATCCGTCAGGCGATCGACG contains:
- the pgsA gene encoding CDP-diacylglycerol--glycerol-3-phosphate 3-phosphatidyltransferase, producing the protein MPFNFPIFLTWVRIVLIPLVVGVFYLPDTMLSADHRNLAAAVIFILAALTDWFDGYLARKWNQTSAFGAFLDPVADKLMVTAALLMLVQLARIDAAIALVIVGREIAISALREWMAQIGASKSVAVNSLGKFKTACQMVAIPMLLFYGRLPFGGGVAIDTRVWGEWLIYLAAVLTIWSMLYYMKLAWPQIRERGGAA
- a CDS encoding CPBP family intramembrane glutamic endopeptidase codes for the protein MKPIHSNSSASSNDTSAAASAGYRGGRLRRVLLDQDGLRAPWGVLLFVAIFVGAIAGLALVSRRLLPMPAGDQALSVVNGAVMEAMQLASVALATIVLAWIERRSPFSYGLQGRARALRFAAGAVCGFMAISALVFALWEAGLLRFDAPAIHGARAWEYAAVWAAMFVMTGLFEESLLRGYLLCTLARWIGFWWGAVLLSALFGVLHVVSPDESIMGLVSAMLFGFVLCLSLWYTGSLWWAIGFHAAWDWGESYFYGAPDSGRLVEGVRLTAHAVGHPLLSGGTAGPEGSVLVLPLLAIGAFAMWGWWRRGARAPGIALRGESARGIDR
- a CDS encoding GAF domain-containing protein; this translates as MFALSETLPSSKPALYETLAAQARALVETETDVVANAANFASLVYHSLDSLNWAGFYFLDGRELVVGPFQGKPACVRIPLGKGVCGTAAQTRSTQVVHDVHAFAGHIACDSASQSEIVVPLVARDGALIGVWDVDSPLIGRFDEEDAAGMEALCRVFVEVAWENAARPGK
- a CDS encoding pirin family protein encodes the protein MKQIVGVHSAPRSHWVGDGFPARPLFSYDSHGAHLSPFLLLDYAGPARFEPTARRRGVGQHPHRGFETVTIVYQGEVDHRDSTGAGGHIGPGDVQWMTAAGGILHEEFHSAQFARDGGTLEMVQLWVNLPAKDKMSEPGYQTLPNDSIPSVELPDGAGRVRVIAGEFGGRRGPARTHTPLDVWDVRVAQGGRVRLRADAGRTLALVVLRGTVLVNGEEVVREAQLVQFARDGGDVDIEANNDATLLWLSGEPIDEPIVGYGPFVMNSDEEIRQAIDDFNGGRFGKMSA